Proteins from a genomic interval of Cheilinus undulatus linkage group 15, ASM1832078v1, whole genome shotgun sequence:
- the si:ch211-45c16.2 gene encoding mitogen-activated protein kinase kinase kinase 13, which translates to MHMHDTMGSSPEVLSWTSCPSLLVGKLKEELKLTVVGDAMKKSNSPNSQPQPPQAPPSNLPPQIITDLAPPTHLPVPLVQTPGQDDDSMLGGVSPPNIALSVDSTRSEGGHFDNSVLQLQEQDHEEAVSPASCEHGGCGSGMEEQMGEGDCPMDHNGDGRQNHPHHPDDIKLHFHRAGPGSGGFLEGLFGCLRPVWNIIGKTYSTEYKLQQQDMWEVPFEEISELQWLGSGAQGAVFLGKFRSEEVAIKKVREQKETDIKHLRKLKHPNIISFKGVCTQAPCYCIIMEYCAQGQLYEVLRAGRKVTPRLLVDWASGIASGMNYLHLHKIIHRDLKSPNVLVTHNDTVKISDFGTSKELSDKSTKMSFAGTVAWMAPEVIRNEPVSEKVDIWSFGVVLWELLTGEIPYKDVDSSAIIWGVGSNSLHLPVPSTCPDGFKILMKQTWQGKPRNRPSFRQILLHLDIASADVLGTPQETYFKSQSEWREEVKKHFEKIKSEGTCIHRLDEELIRRRRDELRHALDIREHYERKLERANNLYMELSAIMLQLEVREKELMKREQAVEKKYPGTYKRHLVRPIVRPNAVEKLIKKKGSISHKPGMPPAKRPDLLRSDGIPSVDPLPSPSPLSASPKVSTPPGKARYRSKPRHRRANSKGSHSEFPGVLKPLPGAPEDTQSLQEQQFHHHHHHPLPEGPLLPLKGREEAVVNCANNLRYFGPAAALRSPQTDHLQRRVSESSPDLISTAVDADTRQRTSSTSSNPVPGAGAGTLCPCCQAHPFPGCLHCQETPPVSNHPELPHYSLLNTQESTQSSLGAPGKDPASDGEATQKTEPQAQDESQHTQTLPTALPRVLRPLRKGGDESSEEEEGEVDSEVEFPRRQRPHRCMSSFQSYSTFSSENLSVSDGEEGNTSDHSHSGPLERLSASQEEHLDELLSHTPDIPIDISTQSDGLSDKECAVRRVKTQISLGKLCSDEHSYENPLQFGDSDCDSSEAECSDATIRNNKVGAPSSW; encoded by the exons ATGCACATGCACGACACCATGGGCAGCTCCCCCGAGGTTCTCTCGTGGACTTCCTGCCCCAGTCTGCTGGTGGGCAAGCTGAAGGAGGAGCTCAAACTCACCGTGGTCGGGGACGCGATGAAGAAATCAAACTCGCCCAACTCCCAACCTCAGCCTCCTCAGGCACCTCCATCCAACCTACCTCCTCAGATTATCACAGATTTGGCCCCGCCCACGCACCTGCCCGTTCCCCTGGTGCAGACGCCGGGGCAGGACGATGACTCGATGCTGGGCGGTGTAAGTCCCCCGAACATAGCGTTGAGTGTGGACTCGACGCGGAGCGAGGGCGGGCACTTTGACAACAGCGTGCTCCAGCTGCAGGAGCAGGACCACGAGGAGGCCGTGTCGCCAGCTTCCTGTGAGCACGGCGGGTGTGGGAGTGGGATGGAGGAGCAGATGGGAGAGGGGGACTGTCCCATGGACCACAATGGAGATGGGAGGCAGAACCACCCCCACCACCCCGATGACATCAAGCTGCACTTCCACAGAGCGGGTCCCGGCTCGGGCGGGTTCTTAGAGGGGCTGTTTGGCTGTCTGCGGCCCGTCTGGAACATCATCGGAAAGACGTACTCAACAGAGTACAAGCTACAACAGCAAG ACATGTGGGAGGTCCCATTTGAGGAGATCTCGGAGCTGCAGTGGCTCGGCAGCGGTGCACAGGGAGCTGTCTTCTTGGGCAAATTTCGCTCTGAGGAGGTGGCCATCAAGAAGGTGCGGGAGCAGAAGGAGACTGACATAAAGCACCTGCGTAAActcaaacatccaaacatcaTCAGCTTTAA GGGTGTGTGCACACAGGCACCTTGTTACTGCATCATCATGGAGTACTGCGCTCAGGGCCAGCTGTACGAGGTGCTGAGGGCGGGGAGGAAGGTGACCCCCCGGCTACTGGTGGACTGGGCCTCAGGCATCGCCAGCGGCATGAACTACCTACACCTGCACAAGATCATCCACAGAGACCTCAAGTCTCCCAA TGTGCTGGTCACCCACAACGACACTGTGAAAATCTCTGACTTTGGGACGTCCAAAGAGCTCAGCGACAAAAGTACAAAGATGTCATTTGCGGGTACGGTGGCCTGGATGGCGCCAGAAGTGATACGAAATGAGCCTGTGTCTGAAAAAGTAGATATATG gtCGTTTGGCGTCGTGCTATGGGAGCTTCTGACTGGAGAGATTCCCTACAAAGATGTGGACTCCTCGGCCATTATTTGGGGTGTCGGCAGTAACAGTCTCCACCTTCCTGTTCCCTCCACCTGCCCAGATGGTTTCAAAATCCTCATGAAGCAAACATG GCAAGGCAAACCCAGGAACAGGCCTTCATTTCGCCAGATCCTCCTACACCTCGACATCGCCTCTGCTGACGTCCTGGGAACTCCTCAGGAGACGTACTTCAAGTCTCAG TCAGAATGGAGGGAGGAGGTGAAGAAACATTTTGAGAAGATCAAAAGTGAAGGCACGTGTATCCACAGGCTGGACGAAGAACTCATCCGACGCCGGCGGGACGAGCTTAG GCATGCTCTGGACATCCGGGAGCACTATGAGAGAAAACTGGAGAGAGCAAACAACCTCTACATGGAGCTCAGCGCCATCATGCTGCAGCTGGAGGTCCGAGAGAAGGAGCTAATGAA gaGGGAGCAAGCAGTAGAGAAGAAATATCCTGGGACCTACAAGCGCCACCTGGTCCGACCGATCGTGAGGCCCAATGCTGTGGAGAAACTCATTAAAAAGAAGGGAAGCATTTCCCACAAACCGGGGATGCCACCTGCTAAAAG GCCAGACCTGCTTCGCTCTGACGGCATACCCAGTGTCGACCCTCTCCCCTCTCCCTCGCCATTATCAGCCAGCCCGAAGGTCTCCACGCCTCCTGGCAAAGCCCGATACAGAAGCAAGCCTCGCCACCGCCGCGCCAACAGCAAAGGAAGCCACAGCGAGTTCCCAGGTGTGCTGAAACCTTTACCCGGAGCACCCGAGGACACCCAGTCTCTTCAGGAGCAGCAGTttcaccatcaccaccaccacccgcTACCTGAGGGACCCCTCCTCCCCCTGAAGGGCCGCGAGGAGGCCGTCGTCAACTGTGCCAACAATCTGCGCTACTTCGGCCCGGCCGCAGCCCTCCGTAGCCCTCAGACGGATCACCTGCAGCGCCGAGTTTCCGAATCCAGCCCCGACCTCATATCCACTGCGGTGGACGCAGACACACGGCAGAGGACTTCATCAACCAGCTCCAACCCTGTTCCAGGTGCTGGTGCTGGTACTTTGTGCCCCTGCTGCCAGGCTCACCCCTTCCCTGGATGCCTTCACTGTCAGGAGACCCCTCCTGTATCAAACCACCCAGAGTTACCTCATTACTCACTGCTCAACACCCAGGAGAGCACACAGTCCTCTTTAGGGGCTCCTGGCAAAGACCCTGCCTCAGACGGAGAGGCCACACAAAAAACTGAGCCGCAGGCACAAGATGAGTCCCAGCATACACAAACCCTCCCCACTGCACTGCCCCGCGTCCTCAGACCTCTCAGGAAG GGTGGCGATGAGTCatctgaagaggaggagggggaggttGATAGTGAGGTGGAGTTTCCAAGGAGACAGAG ACCTCATCGTTGTATGAGCAGCTTCCAGTCCTACTCCACCTTCAGCTCAGAGAATCTGTCGGTGTCTGACGGCGAGGAGGGAAACACCAGCGACCACTCTCACAGTGGACCCCTGGAGAGGCTGAGCGCCAGTCAGGAGGAGCACCTGGACGAGCTGCTGTCGCACACGCCGGACATCCCCATCGACATCTCCACGCAGTCAGACGGCCTCTCTGACAAGGAGTGCGCCGTCCGCAGGGTGAAGACTCAGATCTCACTGGGGAAACTGTGCTCGGACGAACACAGCTATGAG AATCCTCTACAGTTTGGGGACTCAGACTGCGATTCGTCAGAAGCAGAATGCTCAGACGCCACCATCAGAAACAACAAAGTTGGGGCTCCTTCCTCttggtga